The Aedes albopictus strain Foshan chromosome 2, AalbF5, whole genome shotgun sequence region AAACTGTGAAATTTCCATATCACTATATCTGGTACAAATCTGCTTCTGAGTACCCATTGTCGCAGCATACGAAAGTTGCACTGTTTGCTACTGTCACTTTTGGTCATAGTGCAATGTTTACAGCTGTCCGCAgtgaaaaaaaactgttttttgtcGTCGTTTTAGAAATTTTAAGCTTCAATTTGGAGTTTAAACATCAGGTAAGTAGTGAATATAACAAAACTTACCAATAAAACAGAAGTGAGCAAAATATTTCGCTTTCAGAATGGCTCCCCTACGAAAACAAATTTCGCGTAAACAGTACTCCGAAGAAACCATCAAAAGGTGTCTGCAGGTCATTGCCTCCGGGAAAACAGTGTACGCAGGGTGCAAGCAATTCGGAATTCCGATGTCCACGATCCGCTATCGGATGAGTGGACTTTGGAAAGAAAAATACAAACCGGGCCCGGAATCCGTGCTAACGAAAAGCgaagagcggaaaatttttcgatggCTAGGAGATATGCAGGATCGTGGCTTCCCTGTTTCACGGCGAACTTTGCGATTCAAAGTTTCGGAGTTTTTGTCGTCGGATCCAAGTCGAATTACACCGTTTCGCAATAATCAACCAGGTAAGCTTTCATTGTTTATAAGGGGCACTTGATTCCGGTTCTGCGGTCATGtttcaagatgaatgttttaaGCTTCTGTTTTGGTTCTCCCAGATAGTGGTGACCGGAATTAGTAGCCCTGTAGCTTGTGACAGTCGAACCTTCTTCATCCGTAAAACCAAGACAAATCTAttgacaaatatttttggaatttcAGGACGCAAATGGCTAATCGGTTTTATGCGACGTAATCCTGGATTCTCTTTCCGTACACCAGAAGCAGTATCATCAGCTGGCGGACGCGTGACCGAGAGAGACATCCGCGGTTGGTTCCAGATGATTGAAAAGTGGCTAACACAGAACCACATGCGAGAAATTTTGAATGACCCTGGCAGAGTGTTTAATGGGGACGAAACATCATTCTACCTGCATCCCAAAACGAAGGAAGTCATTGCCCGAACTGGTTCCCGTAACGTGTACGAAGTCGAACAGGCCGCTGGAAAGCAAAACGTAACTCTGATGTTTTCTTTCGGAGCAGCAGGCGTTAAGGTTACCCCGCACGTGATTTTGCCTGGGAAACGTCTTCGCAAAGAAGTGGTCCAAGGTTTCCCTCCTGACTACGGTATTGGTCAGAGCGACCGAGGATGGATGGACACACACAATTTCCGAGAATACATCAACAAAACTGTCCATCCATTCCTTGTTAAGTAAGGCGTGCAGTTCCCAGTTATATTGTTCGTCGATGGACATGCATCGCACAATTCATTGGAAGTTGCGGATTTGTGCCAATCACTCGGAATTGTGTTGATACCCCTGTATCCAAACACTACCCATATCACACAACCAGCAGATGTTGCAGTGTTCTAACCGCTGAAAAGCGAGTATCGGCAATACGTTGAAGCATGGAAAGTTGGCTGAGCAGAGCTGCAGTGAGGTTCAGACCGGGTCACCGACTGTTCCACATGCAATTTTTGCAGAAGCAGAGCACTCCAATGAACAGCGATGTAACGATGATCGGACCGTACCCATCAGTATTGATAGGATCGTCGAAGCATACGACATGATTGGGCCTAGCATGGTAGTTAGAATCGAAGGTGACGTCAATCAGCTCTCACGGGAAGAACGtctacacagttagaaaatatcaccgacttcggtaatgttttaccgaaatctcaaccgttaagtttgttttacaggaaaaaatcggtaaaggtagtaacttttaccgaagttcgtcagagtttgacagataaacgataacattttaccgaaatttgttaattttctacagaatttcggttaaaatccattaccgaacgctcagcggttgagatttcggtaaaaaataccgaacgcgattagctgtgtaatcCGGTTTTTCTATAGGGAATTTATTCGTCCACACATTAACTTTCATGGCGAACCTACTAAGGAATCCCACACCACATCTGTTTTTGAACTCGATCATGATACCGTTTTCAATACAGAGTCTACTGATAATTATGACAGTATGCCAATGGAGATTGACATCAGCAACTGTGAAATCATTAATGTCGAGGAGATCGGAGGTTGTTTAACGAAGATCTTTCGAAATCGGGTGAATTATTAACGGTGGAGCTTTCTGAAGCAACGTCGTACCAAGCTCACGGTATCACCAATTATGGTAGGTTTAAACACAAGTTTTAATTATACTCTTCTAGCAAATCTATTGATTTTTTTACAGCTGATTTCGACGAATGCGATGATTCTATTGAACACGAGATTGATGAACCGAACGGAGAAAACTCTTCTCAATCGAATAAGATTTAACAGGACGCAGAGAGCGATAACAACGGAGGTACGATTTTCCGAAATACTGCTTTATTGATCTGCATTGATGCAATCATTTACTTGTTACTTTCAGGTGAAAAGCATGCCTAAGCCCTGATGATGTGCTACAAGATGCAACAAACCATCAGAATGTTATTGTTAGACGCCTCGACGAAGTGGAAAACATCGTAATTATGTCAAGCAGTACCAGCCCGTCCTAACAGCTGGGGAACGCCTCGAAGAAATCCGCAAGAAAGAAGAACAGAAGGTGCAAATGGAGCTGCAAAAGAAACGGAAGGCTATTGAACGGCAAGAAGCGAAGCAGAAGCGTGAAGAACTGAAGAGAGCTAAAATGGAGGAACGAGAGCGGAAGAAAAAGgaaggaaaacagaaaaaaacCTAACAAGAAAGATGGAAAAGAGCACGTCATGATCCGTAACTGATTGTCTAATGCTGTGTATATTTTCACATGAATTGTAATACGCTTTATTAAAGCGTACGTTATTGTTGAGCAGTTTTGTTAAGTTTTGCCTTATAAGTAAATATGAACATCGTTAAGCTTATTGTATTGAAGTACAAACTTTGCTTTTTTATTTCCAATAAAATTTTGGGTTATTTCAGTACGACTTACTTCATAATGCTCTTTTCACTTTCCATGATGCTAAAGCCTCATCCAGCCTATCATAAGACGTCTGAATCAAGGACTTAATGTAAGGCAGGCCTATTCCAAAAGTCACTCATCGACCCCTatggggcactgcatgaaattctctccttctctttcactcttacagaaatagtgtaaacaacaaggccaagaaacgtcaaaatcccatactaaatcaaaacaatgcagtgccctattctttttcatagattttgagGATTTCAGATTTGGTATAAGTAAGACAACGGTAGCCATGATTTTTGTCTTTTTTCTGCAtcatgtcaaaatgacctgacagTTGTCGAAATATTCCTTCGATCAAGAACGTAACTTTACACGAGTTCACTAATTTGACTTTTGCGGGCTATACACGCAAATGTCCTCATCTGCATGAACAATACGGCGCTCAGCAGTCAAATGAGTGAACGTATGCATTGGTCCATAGTAAGCCATTCAGATAGTGGAATGAATAACTGTCAAACATTGAATAATAAATAACTATGTTTTAAAACAGGTTTTGTCTGATGTAAGATGTAAAGCCAAAAAAGCGCAAATACGTTTTAAGATGTGCTTATTTTTTGTAAATGTTAACCATTCATGCTTTTATAAATTCTTATCGGGGTCACTTCAAGTGTGCAGTTTCAGGCATTCGTGCAAACATTCATGCTAagtaaaatcaaaaaaaatcatccaaccCCTTCAAAATTATAAACTAGTGGTTTAAAAGGTATTTTTGAATTAAATTGTAAAGACTCGTTGGATTTTGAAATTGAAATTCATGATATGTAGCTTATGACTATAATTGGGTTGCGTATGGCGAAAAGCAAGGaacactatagccataattggtacacggcAATGCCAATTTGAAACAAAGTATTTAGGCTTTTATATATTTTTCACACATATTTAGTTGTCCCAATTGCTTTCTGAAGTGCAAACGCTTAACAATGCTTGTTGAGCTACAATTAATAATCTTTGTAACTGATTTTTGAATATAGATGACATAttggtgccataattggtacatctaccctatatgttttgaaaaaaaaatgataaacccGCTTAGCTGTTCACACAATTGCTTCCAATTTGAATTAACATGGTAAAAGTAGACCTTGAAGTCTCGAAGCTTAAGACATAAAAGATAGAGGgttgaaattcatttcaatttctCCTTACAACGGTTTCATCTACACCCAAGAATTTCATTTGTTGCTCACACTGTTCCTTCCAGCCGAACAGTGATTAGTGaaacaaataaaattttccatacgCTCGCGCTTGCTCGCTTCCGAACCAGACAAAAAATCAAAGCTGTCCCAAACGTATCACAATCCACTGCAGTAAGCACAATACAACGAAGTTGCCCTTTCTGCGGTTGATTCCGAAATCATCCACTGCTCGACTGATTCCATTCTGTTGAAATCCCAAAAGTTCAATTTGCGGCATCAGACACCGAACCAGCAGCGAAGGGAGCGGAGGACTGGATATGCTAGTTTTGCAGAATTGTACACAACCCGGGTAGGAAAAGATGGGTTGTGCGAAATAGCTCCAGCTGCGGAGGTTCAGTATATTCCACGGTGCTGGAAGCTCGGAAGCTCAGAACCGAAAGAAAAACGCCATCACCAGTCAGCAGTAGTAGGTACTGGCTGGCAAGTCATTCCAGTCATCCTCTATAGCACACGTCCGTCCGAGGAGTGTATGGGCATATGGGACTCTGAAATTGgcattcaaatgatcgaaaaaggGAGCCACAAGCATTTCGTTCGCTTTTTCTTGATAGGGGAAAAAATAGCCTACCCCTCTTTCtcttttgatgatgatgatgaaccaatTAGTTTGGCCGGATTTGGGCACGATACATTGATAGGACTAGGATTCGATACGGTGGATCAGCAATGCAAGGCCCAGAGGGACGATACCTCTTTTACGACTCTAGGGCAATGTCAACTCAGTTCCAGGGTATAGTATAAATTGAATTAGCATGTAAATTGAATCTTCGTTTGTAAAGTTAAAGAAAGGTAACGTGTACTTTTTCGGAAGGAACTTCATTATTTGTCGATCTCTCAATGAACTCATAATCAAAAACAATTAGTAtaagaaatttgaatttttggttTAAAGTTAACATATCTCAAAAGCCTCTTTGTTTTATATTATTggttgaaaacaatcaggtgTACAAAAGAATGATTTTCCAGAGGAGAAGTTTGATTCCAAAAAATCACAATATCTTGGCCATATTACGAGCAATGCAAATTCGTAGGTATTATATATTCCTTAAAACAATATCATTGTTGCATTGCTTGAAATCCAATCATATGCCCAAGAGAACTTGCCAGAACAACTGAAAGCAGTATAAATCTTAAAACAGGCAAAATCTCATTTTTTTATCTCTTCTTCAGGACCCCAATAACGAGCAAATTCACACATGTTTTTATTTAGagtaagatataactttttgttacgattgccctagtattttggaaaaatatatactttgttgggaaaaatatttcgcctttttcaattgttggtcttgaaacgATTACTTGTTCAGCACGCAGTGGggttcagagatgttggctcacttttttcctgtggggcagtattcaGGTGACAGCCGCctgaaattttccgtgccatatccACTTTTTCGTTATTTTGGGTggtaaaaaatacgaaaaaaacaaAGCACctcaaaaataattatttttatttaatattaatatcatttaatatcaatcattaatatacgaagtaGAGGTGTGCCAGCGCCGCTGCCGATTTCctgttcacgccgccgccgccgattatttttcggcgcgccgccgcttacgccgttgaactccaattttctacgccgatctcagAAACGCATTGTTGGGACGTGTGGTACATTCGGAACTACAATACCATTTTGAGAGCAACTTCTATTTCAAGCTGCTTCAAAAACTGCAATTTATTAAAATATAAATAATTTAACAGTAAATACAATATACAATATACAATATTAACTTACGTTGTAGTATTAGTTCACGTACAAATCTCCCAACAGCAGTGCAAAATTCATCGTTGTTCTGCCTTTCACGAACTAAAACGCACTGTTCTTTATACGCAAGTTCCAATAGACAACTGCTGTATTGAACATCGCTCTTgcttcagggttgccagttccacaagaccctaacgtataggaactattcgcaacacgcattgataaattatattatttcttaatttatttcattacaatatttctaCAGTTATAAAAATTTGGAACGCtaaaatagatcaaattacgcTCAGTTCCACCGGTAGTTGCTTTAAATTCTAAACTTCGCATGTCGCATCAATGATGTTTTGAAGGTGAAAGCCCTTTGACTTATGTAaatcgagttcacaaagatacAGGGGGTTCCTAAAGATAACCGATGGCTGAAGaaagaatctagggattccgaagatttaagaaaatgctagtgattctaaagaaatgtttttgtcgtgttcatctccagaagagatgaaatttcatcagcaactcttgagaattcttccagcagtttcaccatgaattccgctaggagttcctccaggaactctagaaggtccttcgggaattccgagggattcctccgagacatcctctaggagacattgctacagaagtttcactgggactttttgtagtacttcctctagaaattcctctgagagttaCTCCGGGTGTTCTTTTATGagatcctccggatattcctctagaagttcttcctatgaattcctttaggagttcgtccggcaattcctctaggagcacgAGATCATCCGGGAGATCCTTAactaatttctacggaaattccttcaagagttcatagaaattgcactggaaataccagtGGATGTTATCGGATATTCCgataattactctaggagtttctccggtaattcctccaaaagttcttccggaaattctctgGGAGTTATTCggcaatttctgtagcagttcctcctggaactcttccaagagtttctttaagagttcttccggaaattcttccgaaagtttctctaacattcctctagaagttcctgaaagaatttctctaggatttcctccaaccaagaattcctccgcgaattcctctacgagttccttcggggattccttaccatttttttttttctgggaattacactgagagtttcaccgtgactttctctaaaagttcttccgggaattcctctagaagttcttccgggaattcaaaTATCTTCGAGAACACCTtcacgagtttcaccgggaataaGTTATCCAGGAaatttcactacgagttgctctatatgttttttttttcttctagaagTTGCACTAGATATGCCAGGagtttcctccgtgaattccttcaagcattcccccggaagttcctctagaagtttttccaaaaatacctctaaagttccgggaatacatccaggatttttcctgaacgttcctccaggagttcttccaggaatttctctaaaaatatctgagttcatctgggaattcctcaacgagttcttccgggaatttcttcactaatttttttttgggaattctttaggagtacctccgggagttcctatatgagttcctcaaggaatttctttacgcatttcttcgggaattgctgtagaaatacttccgggaattccttttaaTAGTTCATGcgggaactcatctaggaatacatctggtaatttctctacgagttcctccttgaattctttttttgttcggcaatttctctaggagttcctccggaaattcctctgaaagttcctccGGCACTTACTTTACTAAttgctctaaaagtatttctgggagttgcacaaaGAAGGCCCAAAGTTTCCTGCGAGAATtcatctaagagttcctccgtgaattccactgagagttcctccggcaattcctctaagagttccttcggcaatttctctaagtttttctaagatttgtttccggaattcttccaagagtttccctaaacgttcctctaagagttcatcagggaattctttcagatgttcttttggaaattcgtttaggagttcatccgggaattcctctacgagttcctccgggaattctttaaagagtttattttgaaattcttctagaagtttcgccGGAAAGTTCtctaaaatttcttccaggatgtcATTCTGGATAGTATTTTGGGCAGCTGATTGATTATTCACCATAACAATTACTtcaattaattttcaaaaaaacagtaaaaaaaataactaaaccgtAGCTATAAACAGGTCATTgcatcttcaacatgatgagttactaaaaaataaaacactgatgatgattaacggatttaacaaaaatttaaatatttctGACCACGCCGTTTCActccgctgccgccgccgccgccgaaaattcattcggcgtcacgccgatccaaaaaagtgcaaaacgccgctgccgacagatttcaaatcggcgcacatctctaatacgaggacataaatttcctataaaaacaaaatgctacaccactttttcaattctttctaaacatggctgccgttcaaagtgaacaaaactcatgcagccgccatcaattctTATTGGCTTTAacccaaaccacctcaaaacaatgatggaaccaagttacCTTGCAggaaatctacagcatttattgaagattgtttttactaaagATGACCTTAATCCTTTGAAGCCGCattttttcaagcgttattatgtagttttttttcacgtttttatgtagttttggtggtcaatagcataaaaacggtagaatattatgaagaatattttttctggatatcctagatcatccaaactattattgagtttagatccttaagtctatgggtgtaacagtaacttctttcattatgtaaagctacgatttgtgatctatcatgtccagtaagtctgctTAAAGTTCAATATATtctatagacagtatcagatcagtcgggatatcctaggttatccaaactgttcttgggtTTAGATCCTAGAGCCTGCGGGTGtaatgataactttttttcattgagtttagatcctaaagtctataggtgtaatggtaacttattgttcctctaactgctttggtaagcaAAGTGAATTATGTAACACTATTTActcaacgtagtggcaaaagctattatcacaagtgtagacctgaagctatggtctccggagtagtgttgttgatttgCAATATTTCGAAActgtcttgaaatgactcatgatatgccagcgGGTTTATAGATTAAACTTCAAGAACACGACAAGTATATAGCGAACACTCGAAAAAAAACGGTTGAGAACTGTTTTCGCAatcgtaaggactgttcaatttataaaacggacaactttacaaggctataaaaagaaaacgcgttgttcaaatttaaccactcttgcttcgttgttcagtacatcatctctcattatagtaatcatttttgaatcgaataaaaatagttttattttatagaaaatcagtcaggtgttaaataaggtgaatttttagattgctgaaaattgaaaatatatataaaattagtgttcacatatggtatatcgttttgattACCAGAAAAgaatgtgccatgctgcagcagcctGAGTAATACACATTCTGGCaacatttaaactcaattggaaaattatgtgttgagatattaaagtctcaagtgagattcgattttttgaataaaatttaattgttaagcataaagggcatgaaaatattacataatcatttttttatgcatccagtcgaaagtgggaagaatgtggatttaaatgcagaaaactacttcttaatagcattgctggtttagttactgtgcgccattacagatacagtaatcaaaacagtttcgttctttgaaggttcttccaaataataaTGCAACCTATTGccaattttgcataacaatgatgttggaaataaaaactttgcattcgATTATTATCAAATacggtgtacaataacataggaccaactttgttgaaaataaataataacaagattgcctagagtcgaaaatctgcatcaatggagcaaaaagtatgaaattatTTAATataaccatctttatggattaaatttttgattaaAAATGCAATTaatagtaaatttttcttctgtatcattcagataccaatattctactactttggacaaatttttagccgaatccgtgatgctattgtaaCACAGGACaggaatgaacattttttaataatttctattaaGGGGGAAATCAATTTGGATTTTCTAACACATGCTTGTAAAATTTTCTTAACATGTGTGAGTTTTCAGCTGAAGATGAATAAATGCTCGAATTTTTACCACTATCTGatatcgagttattttaaaattagCTTCAACGCTGGCTCAGGAGACTTACCTTTTCATTAAGACCAAAAAACACAtcattttcacaatatttcactGCAAAACTGCTATTTTATAAATTGTGCACTATCTTTTCGAATTCCCCCCCAACGCACACCAGCTCGCACCATGTCACTAGCACTATCTTACCGGGAACAGTCTCATTTTTTAATTGCCTCTCGAAGCGTAACTACTTCCATAACCGTAGTGTAAAATGTTTCACCGGCTTCACAAATGGAATAATATCCACTACATCACAAAAAAGTCCGCGACGATAGCCACACAatcgcgaaaactgcacaaaatcgTTTTTCACTTTCCAGCCGGCGCGGTATTTACTTCCATGTAGTGCACATACATGGTGTGGCATATATTGATTTGCTGTTTCTTTTATTCTCCCATTGCCTATGCACGCATATTTCTTGCGTCATATGCACAACGTGATGAACAAGTTGAAGATGGGAAAGAGACAAATGAAATGCACTAACGAACCTGCCTCATCTGCTCATCCGCGTGCAgaagtgtttgtttactctctatAAAGTCAGTTGGCGCTTTCACCAATACATACAAATTGTGAGTTGAACCTTAAAACAAGGCAACTGACTAATATCAATCTggagaatgcttggtgcattattactgaccaactattgagctttgcctttagtagaatagtataagattccaatacattaaaaagttcatgaaaatgtgcatgttaagtatgtggaaagttatgttgaattttgagaaatgggtttttattgatgttttacgaaaaccactttagttacacaataaagaacgttttgcttaatgttatatttttccttcatttgagaatagctatagaaagttatgcaaaaaactgataatgattttattgaaaaataaaaaagatatcacacaagcaagttgtccgttttataaattgaacagtccttagtcaccgcatcgacgtttttggaaaaacatAATTCCGAGATGATCGCGTTCAAAGTTTCAAGTTTGCACTACACGCCCATaagggagcgaggcgcaaaacgctTTGTCTTTGCTTGTACTGCATAGAGATCCATATGgaaatttgacacagcattcttaaAAACCCATTCTTAagataaaaaaatttaaaaaaaatcaattttgtgcttgacctcaacatatataaccccttaacaGTGAGCAAAACTGTTTGAGTGTTTATATGTGCATAAGGAAGCGGTTTACAACCAATTTATTGCGTAATTTATTATTTGAGTTAATAAGATAGTACGTTGTTTTATTATTCCacttagttcttgttccagagtagtggttctagctcaagaatagaaagcttcaagaagtttttaaaggacaATAACTCAGGTGAATTGCACATGAATTAACGAagtataaactttt contains the following coding sequences:
- the LOC115266674 gene encoding uncharacterized protein LOC115266674, with product MAPLRKQISRKQYSEETIKRCLQVIASGKTVYAGCKQFGIPMSTIRYRMSGLWKEKYKPGPESVLTKSEERKIFRWLGDMQDRGFPVSRRTLRFKVSEFLSSDPSRITPFRNNQPGRKWLIGFMRRNPGFSFRTPEAVSSAGGRVTERDIRGWFQMIEKWLTQNHMREILNDPGRVFNGDETSFYLHPKTKEVIARTGSRNVYEVEQAAGKQNVTLMFSFGAAGVKVTPHVILPGKRLRKEVVQGFPPDYESTDNYDSMPMEIDISNCEIINVEEIGGCLTKIFRNRTPRRSGKHRNYVKQYQPVLTAGERLEEIRKKEEQKVQMELQKKRKAIERQEAKQKREELKRAKMEERERKKKEGKQKKT